The stretch of DNA ataacttacgttcggctaaataattattcgtcgcccactaaaataataaaagccatttaataaataaaaatacatttattaaaatatacgaatacgaaaatcgggtcgttacacgCCATACTCGGCATCCTGATTTAGAAATTGATCCGCGTCAAAATCATCATCCTCAGCAGCATTTTGTGCTTGGCCTAAACGTGACCGTGTACGCGTACGCGAACCACCCGCCTCAGCATCATGTGTCCCTCGCGCGGGAATTGGTCCTTGCTGCTTACTACGACCTCGTTTGGCAGGGCGATTTGCAGCAAGCTCTCTACGAGCGGAAGCATTTGCATTGCTTGGCTTGCCATGTCTACCTCTCCCAACATTTTCTTCCATATTTATCCTAACATGGAAAAATATCTTCACACTCAATACAATCTTATAAACTATGATAAATTCAAACTATAATTCAATCAACATTTAATCCTAACACCTATGGTTAACATTATTCATATGGAAGCATATTGAATTTTACTTACacattttgtcaaacacttaGTGTACACCATAATACCATCTAATTGCATACACAAATTAAACCTAATATCACATGCATTCATGTTAACATCTAACTAAACTAACAACTaaccattaatcaacaattcaaacaTAGAATTTTGAGATAGAAAATTACTCAGGGAGGGAAAAAAACGAAGAAAAGAGTGAATGTGATAAGAAAAACATGGAATGAGAAAAGAGTGAATGTAAATGCATGGAACTTACTTGATTAAGAATGGTTTGAGATAGGATGTTGAAGTTTTCCACAAAATCGCTctcaagaagaagaaggagtggTGTTGTTGGTGTTTAGAAGAAAATACGTAACTGAGAGGTTATGAAATGCTTCTGTTTCTATATCAGTTAACTTCGGTTGACAAAACTCGAAGTTAAACGCGATCGATTTCTATTAACCGAATTGTTTTAAAGTTCGATTCGTATAACCCGAAACACCGTGCAGGGGCAAAAACGTAAGtaaggggggtataaaagaaacgtggggggcctaaagagaaaatatcctAATGAAATTACCCCTGATATACTTTTGGAAGTTGGAATCTGAAACTAATACCGTTTCAGAAAATACGATCCGAAATTCACTTTTAATTTTCCTTTTGACATAAAACAAAATGCTACAACTAAGATCTATATCCTGCCAAGGTCTTCACTTTTCTTAATTTTCCTTTTGACATAAAACAAAATACTACAACTAAGATCTAGATACTGCCAAGGTCTTCATCACCGTAGAAGATTTCCCAAAAGAGTagttcttcaaaaataaaacgAAGGTAACTCAGGGACCACTGTCCAACGCTCATCACTGCAACACAATAGTGTGCGAGATGGCCGTTAGCGAGCAATATTTCCAGTATGAGAGGTGTAACATCAACGACCTTTAAAGGGTAGTAGTGATAGCGCAAGGGTTTGTCAATGATGAAATCGATTAGTATAGAGGATTCGATCAAATAGATCGACAAAGAAAAAGGGATTCGAATTGCAGATTCCGAACCTAAGCGAGTTCCGATCtacaaaataaaacataaatctAGAATAAATTACTAAACTcgattaaaaaacaattatatattaaatttatattctaaaataataaatttttcaaagaaagaaaaattaatttcttcaatAATATTAATGACTAAAATGTTTTGAAATAGTTAAATAGTGGTTTAAagttggcttaattagtaaaatagtcccttaaaaacattttttgtttcacattggtcccttaaagaaaaaaatgtttgaataggtcccttaaagaaaaaattgtccgaataggtctcttaaagacatctccgtttaaagacatctccgttaatcagtttggtcctttccgtccattttttggaggaccaaactgattaacggagatgtctttaagggaccaaactgattaacggagatgtctttaagagacctattcagaccttttttttctttaagggacctattcggtctttttttttttctttaagtgaccaatgtgaaaccaaaaatgtctttaagggaccattttgctaattaagcctttaaagttaattgttatcacaaaaatatttatttatgttaaaataGACTAAAgtgtctattaaaaaaaaagactaagtGTAATTTactcattttgtttttaattaaaaatattttatgtcattttacatttatcaaccaattgaatagtttttttttttttactaccaGTATTCAGCCCActgtttaatttggttcggtggtcggttctggcatcaagtgattccagcCCCCTTTCAATCGcaattgcgggggatcgaaccgtgatcatCCCTACCAAGTCCAGCGCCAATCAtaactgaaccaactaacgattaataattgaatagctaattttactaaacattTTAATTATAGATTATCGttgataagctataagttatatgCTATCAATTTTGTAACCTGGTACATAGTTTATATATTCCTGGTTGTAAAATAGCTCGAATGTCTTTCTAAATGTATACATGCATCTAAAACAAACTTGAAATTGTCAAAAGtaaatctatctatctatatattataaagaaaattttgtcTAATACGAAAGATTGGGCCTATCCAACTTATTCTGAACATAAAACCAACATTAAAATGAGGCATTCTATATTGGGAAAAAAtaaaaggttaaatatgtttttataccTAACAAATTGAATCCCTCTCCTTCAAAGTTAAGGTACAGATaagtttaaaatataaaagaaaatatatactATAAGTATAgcatttaacaaataaatacaaataagtGTCTTTAATAATTTCATGCAACTTTATAGAGTACCCAACAGGAACCTAGTACGACATCTATGGTTGAAGGAATTCAACACGTGCTCTTTGTGATGCTCGCTCCATACGTAACAAGTTTCGTGAAATGCTTAACAGCACAGCTGCATCCAATTTCTCATAACAAAAACCAACTTTAAAAGTAAGGGTCTTTAAAGATGAGGAATTTGCAAGTACGAACCGTATCAAACTCATGGCATGTTTAAAGCTGGTTCCGACGCTGATATTCACCGTCTGAAGTTGACTTAGGCAACAGCTATTGCATTCTAACTGCTCCGGTTGGTCTGGCTCTTGTTCaccgtcatcatcatcatcatcatgatcatcatcataattctaaattataaaaCTAAGAGAGTCAAAATATGACAATAGAAAGACAAGCTAAGAAAGCATAGGGTATTCATGGTCACCTACTCACCTTGATATCAAGTTCCACCAGGTCAGAAGCACTTTTGAGTACACTAACAATATACAAAACTTCTATTTTTTCATCCAAATTCACACCAGATAATTTCAAATACTTTAAGCTTATTAGCTGTGTTGGAGGAATCATATCTGCATAGAGCTGTGTACAAACAACAAAGCTATGAGGTATATTTTTACAACCCTTAAGTGTAAAAACACAACTTTCAATGTAAAAAAATAGTGGAAATATTAGATTGAACCATCAATAAAATGCAACATTGCTTCCCTCTCAAATATACAATAAAAgataagtttaaaaaaaatatcaaactgCAAGGGCAGCCAAGATAGAagtgattttaaaaataatcaaattgaGATTGGAATATTAAAAGTAACATTGTACTATGTATTAATCTTTTATTGAACTTGGGTTTTATTTTTGCAACAAAGCTTGGTTACACCCCTTGCAAAAAAAATCATGCCATGCAGAGTTTGTGAAACTAGAGGAACAAGTGCAAAAGTCTACTGACCAAAGATACTGGTCAGAATATTATCCAATAGAaccataataaataaataaataaatagactaATATTAGAGATGTTGTTTCCTAACCGTGTTGCAGAATGGTGAATCTATTGCAAGCCTATGAATTTTTGGCAAACTTTTGATCAAACCAGATGCCCTTTTCAGTTCTACCATGAGTCTAAGATCAATCAGATTCTTTGCATTTTTTAGACAAACTGACTTCATATCTCCAAACAATATCATGCTGAGCTTTTCAAGTAATGGGCAGcaagaaataaaattttcaagtgCACCAAACTCATATGTATTTAGATCTAAGCAAAGGTCCAACAATTGTTTGAAGCCACAGAAATTAGGTGGAACTGACAATTTAAATCCGGATAATCGAAAGTGAGTCAATTCTTGGCAAGAGAAAATGTGAGATGGCATTTTATTGTCAATTCTTGCATAGTTCCGAAGCTCAAGATCTTTAATGCCCTTCCTTGACAAAAACAGAATCCACTTATTGAGGTATTCAGTTTTGATCGTGAAAGGGATGTCAAGAGTAAACTTATATATCAGCCCATTGTGAAGGAAAAGAACTTCCGTGATAATTCTGGAAATCTCAGGGCCAGGGTCATCAAGATCCTCGAACCTACTGAAACATTCGTAGCAAAACTCAAGTTCCGGGACTGACATCCACATATACCTCCACTTTCTAGACAGAATACTGGTACTAACTATGTCTGGGATGTTCAAGTGTTTTAGGATGCCATCAATGACATTACCTGGTAAGTCACTTATTCGATCAATGTGATCAACATGATTAGCCTTCTTGATGGACTGAGCCATAAGTGAGCTGCAAAATTTACACAAAGAGTAAATATtgttatgaagaaaaaaaacttaatgtaCATTAATTATAGGCACACATATTCAACTATGGAATGTGATCCCCCCTATTTAGTTTTCCGATTTACGAAGGTACagattcaaatttcaatcgTGTGGCCTTAAGGTTTTCTTCGCACATTTTTCCTTTAGCATAAAAAGTTTTTGAACAATTAGGACCACATACAGTTGAAAATCAGCTGCAGGTGATAACGAAACATTCAACCAGATATAAACAAACTTTGTGTACCCAAAAGTGAATGTTGCCATAGATTTACTTGAAATGTCATAATAGAATTTTGCTCATAAAGTTTAAGAAATGACTGAAGACCATTTAGAAGACTAAAAAGAACtaaacttaaattaaataatcaGATAATCAAATCATGCTGAGATAATTAGAAATGGTTAATATAGATGGAAGAACATAATAGTAGTTCACAttgttgatattttaatttattattttattcaatactGTAATTTAATCAGTTCATCCTATGAAAAATTCAGTTTATTTCAACatgataatataattataatataaactagTTCTCAATTTGGAACAAAATAGTACACTACAGTTTGGTACTCGTCCTCAAACTAGAGGACATGGATCTGAACTCTATTGAAACCAAAAGAATTTTTGAGACACATCCAATGTAAGAATTCTTAGGCTATGAGTAACACACACAAGCAGCTTAAACACCATATCTTCGTCTGAAACATTTTAAGACATTTCGTATATGTTTTTCAACACTCACATTTTCATCCAATGTAAGACTTCTTACTCACACTTGAAGAGTGCCTTTTTGTATTTCTTCTATTTATACATGTTATCCCCTCTAGGCTCTAACTGACCAACTATGATgaaattttggtttattttataTGCATGAGATTAAGAAGTTAAGAAACTAACAGAGAACCAATAATAAAAGAGAACACAGAGAAATGAAATATGGTTTAACCGAGGAAAACCAGGTTTATATCAAAGTAATACAAATCCTGGGCGTGTGAAATATACTAAtgctaagaagaagaaaaacaaatggAGAACCTAAAGTTGGATCACAAGGAGAACCTAAAACACTGGAGTCATCACATTATTAGGCTACGAGTAACCACACAAGCAGCTTAAAACCATATCTTCGTCTAAAACCTTTTAAGACATTTGGTATGTGTTGTTCAACACTCACATTTTCATCCAATGTAAGAATTCTTACTCACACTTGGAGAGTTCCTAATATCTCTCAATAGTCATACCAAATTCTAGCTAGCAAGTTGCGGGTGGAAAGGATTCTAGAATTTTCCAATGTATCACTTTGTAACTGCCTTAGCTATATATAGCTAAGCCAATGATCTTGAACGAAGGCAAATCAAATTTAACAAAACTTATCTACTTCTCTAAGAAAACTCTACTCTTCAACACCGGAGCTCATTCAATCATTGATTTTACTGTATTTGAGCACGAAATTTCTCAGTTAATCCcctaaaaatccattttttcttGTTCCGCTGTCAGACACACAAGGTGAGTTCTCGCCTCCCAgacaatttttgttttcatacACGAGAGTCGGAGATCGAACCTTTAACCACGTGACCTACATCACTTACCAGTTTGACTAATCCATTATTGGTTGGTCGTTTTTTTGGAATTATATTTCTACTGAATCACACACCCACAACCCTCACTACTGTCATTAACACTACCCTTATGATAAGTGTTCATTTAgatctaaaataaaattgataaaaaaattaacctttATCAAGAACAATTTCTAAGACCTAATGCCCTAACCAAACCATAGTTAATCGATTCTTGCATTGCATGTCCGAAAATAAATGAGAAGTAAATGTAAGAGTTGCTAGTTGTCTTGTGATTGGGATGACTTACAGTTGAGAGTAAACGCAACGACTGATGGCGACGGAGCGTTGCTTGCGCGTGTGGTTTGCCCTCCTTTGCTATGTGGTGGAAAGAGAACTGTGGAGTGTGTAGAAATTGAGGAAAGAGATTTTTATGGGGGGAATGAAAAATGTTGGGTAAATATGGTTTTACCCTGCAAAATAggagaattttgcattacctcctgtaaaataaaaagttgtgattCCCCCTCATAATATTAAGATTATTTGTTTCCCCCCTGAATTGACAACATGGATTTGAAATCTTAATTTTGTTGACATGGAAATCatacatggtttttttttttttttacacatggctttttttactgtttttatttatttaatttttattttgccacatattgagctatgtcatttaaaaaaaataaaaaataaaaaacaaaaaaggggaAAAACAAACAGcaagaaacatcaacaatcttCACCACTCTCATGGgaagaacaaacaacaacaactcattctttcattcaattaaaaaaaaaaatcaaaacaacaacaacaaacttcatcttcaatcttaaatttcatctcatcaattcaatctcaaacccataaatccaaaaccataaaaaactcataagtttctcaaaacataaaatctcACGGTTCATTCTCCACCACCAGCCACCACCACTGTCGTCGTCCATCTCTCTTTCCCACCAATTGCATCTCTCTTCCTTGCAGCATCACTCTCACTAATTTTCGCCGATTTTAAGAtctgaattttgttgtttgttgattttccaaaaaattaaaattaaattagaattaatgatgtttggagaacatgtgttgttgttatttttcttgaacttgTAATTGCTAACCCAACTCATATCCTTCACCAAGATCAAAGGAATGAACACGTGAGAGGTAGAGACCAGGAAGGAGAGGGATGAAGGAGTTGATTATGTTAGGGTTGttgaagatttttttaattttttattttattttaaataacaatgatttggaataattataataataaaaataaataaaaattctaagaaaatccacatatgcatgccacatcataaaaaaaaagattccaTGTCTAGTTGGCGAATTAGGGGggtaatcttttatattataagcttgtatacacaagcaaactctaaaccctaatttgttttccctattttccctccattttatcttgcaatttttattaaaaaataatacaattttgtcttgactaggattcgaactcgCAACCCTTCAGtgaaagacaatatttccaaccactatggcaagaatatcaattgtgattaaaattatgtgcaataattgataagcaccatcaatttttaaaatatatcatatcaaaattattgttgactatattattcatcacaaaaaaaatttatgtctttcttgatcaatgattttttttctaccggctcatatatttagaaaataattatcatgtgagatttggaaagttattgtcacgtgtgatttggaaatctattaaaaaaaacatctttcacatttcaatgtctcatgtaaccttgcttatatcactttttaattatttattatgcagtttattaaattgcagttttttaaaattggaaaaagaattttgtaaaaaaaaaatggaatttttttttgatatttgttaaaaataccctttatttttacgttaatgtatccaaacataaatcaattctgtttaactcacttttaagttttaaccaaaatcaaatctatcaaactcaattctgctaaatcaattttttttgcaatacaaccaaacacaaccatagtcatgtcactaatcacattcattattttgattttaacgttgcagatttaatattaaccgatgattaattaatacaacatgcactagcagatattgagatgatgttacgtagttgtgagaagagtttaaaagattattctCTAATGcttagagcagacacatcattagttcctgatatacaaaatagtttaatacacgacaaattgaattataacagacaatcattagctgaggaacatgttagattgatgtcaactatgacttcagagcaacgtaaagtatatgacacaatcatgacaagagttaacgaaaacaaacctggtgtgttttttctttatggttatggcggtacagggaagacatttatctggagggccatgtcagccgcattacgctcaaaaggtgagatagttttaacagttgcctcaagtgggatcgccgcattgcttatacctggcggtagaacaacacattcaaggttttgtattcctctaaatgttgatgagttttcaacatgtaccatagttcctaaaagccctttggcgctattaatacaaaaagcaaagctcattatatgggatgaaacaccaatgatgcacaaacattgttttgaagctgttgatcgaactttaaaagatattcttaagtctgttgatgaaaaaaataaacacattcccttcggtggaaaaattgttgttttaaaaggaattctaccagtaatacccaaaggtacaagacCATAAGTTATTAATGCTattattaattcttcggttcgttggaatttttgtgaagttttaacattgggtaaaaacatgaggcttctcggtggtgcttcgagtgcagacgttgaacaaagaagattgttttctgaatggttttgggtgttggcgatggaggaattggagatgacaacgacgatgatttagaacttgacattccatcagatttattgattccaaattcaggtgatcctcttgcttctatcgttgaaagcacctatccccaacttttccaaaacatgaacgatataacgtatttccaaaatagagctatgctagctcctaaaaattcaatagtcgacacaataaatgattatatgttggatttaatttcctggtgaagaaaaaacatatttgagttatgatactccactcacacaaaatgtagacggtcaaacagtggatgatgttcatactcccgaatttttgaacacgatttctacgtcgggacatCCAAATCACaggttgagacttaaagttggagtttcagttatgctattaaggaatttgaataaaaaattaggattatgcaatggaacaagacttattattacgagattgggaaaacgtgtttttgaaagaaaaaaaaaattcaggaagtaatattggtgatcaggttttcatacctagattttctctgacaccatatgacgtgagaattccttttaaatttcaacggagacaatttcctataatgatttcttttgcgatgactattaataaaagtcagagacaatctttaaagcatgttgggatatatcttctgtcgccagtgttttcacatggtcagttgtatgttgcaatttcaaaagttacttctagaaaaggattaaaaatattgatcatcgatgacgacggtgatgatacgactaagacttcgaatgtggtctataaggaagtcttccgtaatataacataattttctttgtatgaatatttatccaaaattattgttgaactatcgtttaatcaacttttttcatataccttacattattggaattatcatatattatttaatcattatatatcttacagctaatcagacccgtgcaccgcacgggtcgatgttctagttgaatgaatctttatattacaggggggtaatcacaatttttttttgcaggggtaatgcaaaattcgcccattttacagggggtaaaaccctatttacccaaaaatGTTTAATcacaaaaacataaatatttttattaggcCGTAGTTTTATCTCGTATTTTGATTGAATCTGAATATTAtcccttttattttaaaaattgaaattttaatcgCTCTATTTTATAATTCTTTGAATTTTACCCATATAATATTTGACTCATACTTATGAATGACATGATGAGCATACTTGTTGGAGATTTGTGTTGgtctcattttgctaaaacaaatatgcaAGCGAGATGTTGgatacaatgcttcaacattggatacatCATCCAGTGTGCTCATATAATGTTTCAACATTGGATACGACATCCGGTGTGCTCTATTTTCGCATTTTTTGAAAGGTCTATTTTCGCGTGAGATCTctgaaagatttgattgaagaatatATTCACGTTTAACATGTGCGCCAAGTAGCGCCTTTCTTGATGTTCTAGAAGGCGGCCATGACTTAGTTTTGTCTCTAAAcaaatcaactattttaggaaataaAACATTTGATTCAAGAATATTCCTTGCATGAACTTTTGGACCAGCTGTGATCTGAAGCCCAAATTCAAGACCTAGTTGTGCTAAGCTCAGACTATATAAAGAAAGGAGCAAAATCTAATTTGTGAACCGAAACTAGAATCAAAATAgcatatcaaagatgtagttttttagggttttgtgtctttaagccactctctaggagagttggtgtaagtgaaccactcgggttgtgagatggtcactatgtccttaCTTAGAAACatttaggtaatgagttgagtattgtacttggaggagcaactccaaattgtgaacttagtcaagGGTGGTATTAGTTTTATGGGAGTGTGACTCCTTGCAGATTGTTATCGATTGTAAACACAAGTTGTGTTGATTGAGGGAAGTGAGCAGAGgttctcatatctaggagttcctaggtagaaatTAGCACgagtagtgtctaggtgataagtcataAACAgggcgtttattgagggctttgaactggaactattatagtggatttccttcctagattggtatcccccagattatgtgacgttgcaccgaactaggttaacaaataacttgtGTTATTTACGttctgcactttattattaacttgtctgtactggtacgagatgcttgaacatctgtctcaacattAGTATACTATCGCTCCTGATAGgtgttggagcatcgtgtaGAATATCTGTTGTTTATGTCTTTCAGTATctgtttttttaatgttatatgacTTGCCGTATTATTCATGACAGACCAGATG from Trifolium pratense cultivar HEN17-A07 linkage group LG5, ARS_RC_1.1, whole genome shotgun sequence encodes:
- the LOC123884522 gene encoding F-box/FBD/LRR-repeat protein At1g13570-like isoform X1, which encodes MAQSIKKANHVDHIDRISDLPGNVIDGILKHLNIPDIVSTSILSRKWRYMWMSVPELEFCYECFSRFEDLDDPGPEISRIITEVLFLHNGLIYKFTLDIPFTIKTEYLNKWILFLSRKGIKDLELRNYARIDNKMPSHIFSCQELTHFRLSGFKLSVPPNFCGFKQLLDLCLDLNTYEFGALENFISCCPLLEKLSMILFGDMKSVCLKNAKNLIDLRLMVELKRASGLIKSLPKIHRLAIDSPFCNTLYADMIPPTQLISLKYLKLSGVNLDEKIEVLYIVSVLKSASDLVELDIKNYDDDHDDDDDDGEQEPDQPEQLECNSCCLSQLQTVNISVGTSFKHAMSLIRFVLANSSSLKTLTFKVGFCYEKLDAAVLLSISRNLLRMERASQRARVEFLQP